One stretch of Pradoshia sp. D12 DNA includes these proteins:
- the prli42 gene encoding stressosome-associated protein Prli42, which translates to MSKKRTQKIIVYIMIFTMVAVTLLSGLSAFL; encoded by the coding sequence ATGTCTAAAAAGCGTACACAGAAGATAATCGTTTATATTATGATTTTTACGATGGTCGCGGTGACCTTATTATCCGGTTTGTCAGCTTTCCTATAA
- a CDS encoding BrxA/BrxB family bacilliredoxin, translating to MSMNFNLFMNDVVRQARQEIQNAGYKELTTAEEVDETLSKKGTTLVMVNSVCGCAGGIARPAAYHAVNYDKRPDQLVTVFAGQDKEATARAREYFTGYPPSSPSFALLKDGKIIKMVERHEIEGHEPVEVIENLQKMFDEYCEEV from the coding sequence GTGAGCATGAATTTTAATTTATTTATGAACGACGTGGTTCGCCAGGCTCGTCAGGAAATACAAAATGCAGGTTACAAAGAATTAACAACTGCAGAAGAAGTAGATGAGACTCTAAGCAAAAAGGGAACAACGCTTGTTATGGTTAACTCTGTTTGTGGATGTGCAGGTGGTATTGCTCGTCCTGCTGCTTATCATGCAGTGAATTATGATAAAAGACCAGACCAATTGGTAACGGTCTTTGCCGGTCAGGATAAAGAAGCTACTGCCAGAGCAAGAGAATACTTTACGGGCTATCCGCCTTCCTCTCCATCATTCGCTCTTTTAAAAGATGGAAAAATCATTAAAATGGTTGAGCGTCATGAGATTGAAGGGCATGAACCTGTAGAAGTAATTGAAAATCTGCAAAAAATGTTTGATGAATATTGTGAAGAAGTCTAA
- a CDS encoding transporter substrate-binding domain-containing protein produces the protein MKKWLLSLLTAVLAVSVLTACGSSDESGNGSEDEKVLKMATSADYKPFEYIDTAKSDEIIGFDVDLAKAIAGKLGYKVEVVDMDFGGLVTAVKNGQADFVMAGMTPTEEREKNVDFSDIYYTANHMIVTSKDNKIESVKDLENKTVGVQMGSIQEEKAQELAKTTKMTVENRDKIPELVQEIKSERFDAAIIEDLVAQGYLDKNEDLTGFLLEGDAEEVGSAIAFKKGSELRDQFNEELKKMKENGELEELVLKWFGGDAE, from the coding sequence ATGAAAAAATGGTTGCTTAGTTTATTGACAGCAGTATTAGCAGTTTCGGTATTAACGGCTTGTGGAAGTTCTGACGAGTCAGGAAATGGTTCTGAAGATGAAAAAGTTTTAAAAATGGCTACATCGGCTGATTATAAACCATTCGAATACATTGATACAGCGAAAAGTGATGAAATTATCGGATTTGATGTAGATTTGGCAAAAGCGATTGCTGGGAAACTTGGTTATAAAGTAGAAGTTGTCGATATGGATTTTGGCGGTTTAGTAACGGCTGTGAAAAATGGACAAGCTGATTTTGTTATGGCTGGGATGACTCCAACTGAGGAGCGTGAAAAGAATGTGGATTTCTCTGATATTTATTACACAGCGAACCATATGATTGTCACTTCAAAAGATAACAAAATCGAATCAGTTAAAGATCTGGAAAATAAAACTGTCGGGGTACAAATGGGTTCTATTCAAGAAGAAAAAGCTCAGGAATTAGCTAAAACAACAAAAATGACAGTTGAAAACCGTGACAAAATTCCTGAATTGGTACAGGAAATAAAATCTGAACGTTTTGATGCGGCTATTATTGAAGATTTAGTGGCACAAGGGTATCTTGATAAGAATGAAGATTTAACAGGATTCCTTCTTGAAGGAGATGCAGAAGAAGTTGGATCTGCCATTGCTTTCAAAAAAGGCAGTGAATTGCGCGATCAATTTAATGAAGAGTTGAAAAAGATGAAAGAAAATGGTGAACTTGAAGAGTTAGTTCTAAAATGGTTTGGCGGAGACGCTGAATAA
- a CDS encoding acyl-CoA carboxylase subunit beta, with protein MVDMYERITELYDRKNDIELGGGWDKIEKQHEKGKLTARERIDILMDDNSFVELNAFVEHRNRDFGLDQIKGPGDGVVTGYGKIDGRPVYIFSQDFTVFGGALGEMHAKKISSIMDLAAKNGAPIIGLNDSGGARIQEGVTSLDGYGQVFYRNVIYSGVVPQISVIMGPCAGGAVYSPAITDFVFMVDQTSQMFITGPKVIETVTGEKISSEDLGGAKVHNSISGNAHFEGKTEEETLRLVRKLLSYLPLNNEEKPPVSEWTEQNDYCPDIAELVPYDGIRPYDVRKVVNAVVDQDSFFEIQESFARNLVIGLARIKGETVGLVCNQPKYMAGGLDINSSDKAARFIRFCDSFNIPIITFEDVTGFFPGIKQEHGGIIRHGAKILYAYSEATVPKLTVILRKAYGGAYVALNSKSIGADLVYAWPNAEIAVMGPQGAANIIFAKEINNSSDPEAVRQQKIEEYRVKFANPYIAASQGMVDDVIDPRETRIKLAQALEMLRTKKESRPSKKHGNIPL; from the coding sequence ATAGTGGATATGTATGAAAGAATAACCGAACTGTATGATAGAAAAAATGATATCGAGCTTGGTGGCGGATGGGATAAGATTGAAAAACAACACGAAAAAGGAAAATTGACAGCTAGAGAGAGAATCGATATTTTGATGGATGATAATAGCTTTGTTGAACTGAATGCTTTTGTTGAACATCGCAACAGAGACTTTGGTTTGGATCAAATAAAAGGGCCTGGCGATGGGGTTGTAACCGGCTATGGCAAAATTGATGGAAGGCCAGTTTATATTTTTTCTCAGGATTTTACCGTATTTGGCGGAGCGTTGGGTGAGATGCATGCCAAGAAAATATCATCCATTATGGATTTGGCTGCTAAAAACGGAGCTCCAATAATAGGATTAAATGATTCCGGCGGAGCGAGAATTCAGGAGGGTGTCACCTCGCTGGATGGATATGGCCAGGTTTTTTACCGCAATGTTATCTACTCGGGCGTTGTACCGCAAATATCAGTTATCATGGGCCCATGTGCAGGTGGTGCCGTGTATTCTCCAGCCATTACGGATTTCGTTTTTATGGTGGATCAAACAAGCCAAATGTTCATCACCGGTCCAAAAGTGATAGAAACCGTGACCGGAGAAAAAATTAGTTCAGAAGATTTAGGTGGAGCGAAAGTCCATAATTCTATTAGTGGAAATGCACATTTTGAAGGAAAAACTGAGGAAGAAACATTACGTTTGGTAAGGAAATTGCTTTCCTATCTGCCTTTAAATAATGAAGAAAAACCACCAGTAAGTGAATGGACTGAGCAAAATGATTATTGTCCTGATATTGCTGAATTGGTACCTTATGACGGTATCCGTCCTTATGATGTAAGAAAGGTTGTAAATGCAGTAGTCGATCAGGATTCCTTCTTTGAAATTCAAGAGAGTTTTGCTCGAAACCTAGTGATTGGTTTAGCTAGAATTAAAGGTGAGACAGTCGGTTTGGTATGTAATCAACCGAAATATATGGCGGGAGGACTCGATATCAATTCTTCTGATAAGGCGGCAAGATTTATCCGTTTCTGTGATTCATTTAATATCCCGATTATTACATTTGAGGATGTAACTGGATTTTTTCCGGGAATTAAACAGGAGCATGGAGGAATTATTCGGCATGGTGCAAAAATTTTGTATGCTTATTCGGAAGCAACCGTTCCAAAATTAACGGTGATTTTAAGAAAAGCATATGGGGGAGCATATGTAGCCTTAAACAGTAAATCGATTGGGGCTGATCTTGTCTATGCTTGGCCGAATGCTGAAATCGCTGTAATGGGGCCACAGGGTGCAGCCAATATCATTTTTGCTAAAGAAATTAACAATAGCTCTGATCCTGAAGCTGTACGCCAACAAAAAATTGAAGAATACCGCGTAAAATTTGCCAATCCATATATAGCGGCAAGTCAAGGGATGGTCGATGATGTTATCGATCCAAGAGAAACCCGAATTAAATTGGCACAGGCCTTAGAGATGCTTCGAACAAAAAAAGAATCAAGGCCGTCAAAAAAACATGGAAATATTCCGCTTTAA
- a CDS encoding L,D-transpeptidase, which yields MKTQFRAHPKQKGWVFFMKWMSLWLLLQVMSPIWPLGPNPIPGDPFIVINKQTNQLVFYVDNQERYQFSIATGKNDEDTPEGLFTIITKFEDPEYSRKSIPGNDERNPLGSRWMGFDARKTNGRNYGIHGTNQEDSIGKKVSAGCIRMKNQEVQVLFELVPLGTKVYIYDNSEPASFYARLFHAINEKTSSDSP from the coding sequence ATGAAAACACAGTTCAGAGCCCATCCTAAACAAAAAGGATGGGTGTTTTTTATGAAATGGATGTCACTCTGGTTATTACTGCAAGTAATGTCTCCAATATGGCCTTTAGGACCCAACCCAATTCCCGGGGATCCGTTTATCGTGATTAATAAACAAACCAATCAGCTAGTATTTTATGTTGATAATCAGGAAAGATATCAATTTTCGATTGCTACTGGAAAGAATGATGAAGATACACCAGAGGGTCTATTTACGATTATTACAAAATTCGAGGATCCTGAATACTCCAGAAAGTCGATTCCCGGTAATGATGAAAGAAACCCACTCGGCTCTAGATGGATGGGGTTTGATGCACGTAAAACGAATGGTAGAAATTACGGGATTCATGGAACGAATCAGGAGGATTCGATTGGAAAAAAGGTGTCTGCTGGATGTATCCGGATGAAAAATCAAGAAGTCCAGGTACTGTTTGAATTAGTTCCGCTTGGTACAAAGGTGTACATCTATGATAATTCAGAGCCTGCTTCTTTTTATGCGAGACTATTTCATGCCATAAACGAAAAAACCTCATCTGACTCTCCGTGA
- a CDS encoding amino acid ABC transporter ATP-binding protein: MIKVKELYKSYGKLEVLKGISTEIKEGEVIAVIGPSGSGKSTFLRCMNLMEKPTGGQIWIKGEEITAPKTDVLAMRQNVGMVFQHFYLFPHKTVLENIMYAPMKVRKVKKEQAKKEAMELLAKVGMEDKANVYPERLSGGQKQRVAIARALAMKPEIMLFDEPTSALDPEMVKEVLEVMKSLATSGMTMAIVTHEMGFAKEVADRVLFLDGGVIVEDAPPAEFFSNPKSERAKDFLQKVL; the protein is encoded by the coding sequence ATGATTAAAGTAAAAGAGCTATATAAAAGCTATGGAAAGCTGGAAGTTCTAAAGGGGATTTCCACAGAGATAAAAGAAGGAGAAGTGATTGCTGTAATTGGACCATCCGGTTCCGGTAAATCAACATTTCTTCGTTGTATGAACCTAATGGAAAAACCAACTGGCGGACAGATTTGGATAAAGGGTGAGGAGATTACTGCACCGAAAACAGATGTGTTAGCGATGCGTCAGAATGTAGGAATGGTATTCCAGCACTTTTATCTGTTTCCTCATAAGACGGTTTTGGAAAACATCATGTACGCACCAATGAAAGTCCGCAAAGTCAAGAAAGAGCAAGCCAAAAAGGAAGCAATGGAACTATTGGCAAAAGTAGGAATGGAAGATAAAGCGAATGTGTATCCTGAACGCCTCTCCGGCGGTCAAAAACAAAGGGTAGCCATAGCGCGAGCATTAGCCATGAAACCTGAAATTATGCTGTTTGATGAACCTACTTCAGCGCTTGATCCTGAGATGGTGAAAGAAGTACTCGAAGTTATGAAATCACTGGCAACTTCAGGGATGACAATGGCGATTGTGACGCATGAAATGGGATTTGCCAAGGAAGTAGCCGATCGTGTTTTATTTTTAGATGGAGGAGTGATTGTGGAGGATGCCCCTCCGGCAGAGTTTTTCTCGAATCCTAAATCTGAACGTGCTAAAGACTTCTTGCAAAAGGTACTCTAA
- the mce gene encoding methylmalonyl-CoA epimerase: protein MQKGIDHIGIAVRSISKALPLYEGIFGMVNEGEEIVESQGVRVAFLSTGNTRIELLEPLNESSAVAKFIAKRGEGIHHIALEVSDIKERIKEIKDNGIQLIDEEPRPGAHHTQVAFIHPKSVQGVLVEVLEKPEREE, encoded by the coding sequence ATGCAAAAGGGAATTGACCATATCGGCATTGCTGTTCGTTCCATTTCGAAAGCGCTTCCTTTATATGAGGGGATTTTTGGTATGGTAAATGAAGGGGAAGAAATAGTCGAGAGCCAGGGAGTTAGGGTAGCTTTTTTATCCACTGGTAATACACGAATAGAGTTATTGGAGCCCTTGAATGAATCAAGTGCTGTTGCAAAATTTATTGCAAAAAGAGGGGAAGGCATACACCATATTGCGCTTGAAGTGAGTGATATTAAAGAAAGAATTAAAGAAATAAAGGATAATGGCATTCAATTGATTGATGAAGAACCCAGACCCGGAGCACATCATACACAAGTAGCTTTTATACATCCTAAGTCGGTACAGGGAGTTTTAGTAGAGGTTCTAGAGAAACCGGAACGGGAGGAATAA
- the meaB gene encoding methylmalonyl Co-A mutase-associated GTPase MeaB, whose protein sequence is MTDHNQQYERKRYKRVHTKPVDTEEIVRNLKAGQLQALSKAITFVESKGDVYRPQAEEILQSILPFTGNSIRIGISGVPGAGKSTFIENMGLFLCELGYKVAVLAIDPSSSISGGSILGDKTRMEELSKHPNAFIRPTPSGGKLGGVHRKTRESMMICEAAGYSVILVETVGVGQSEAEVRDMVDFFLLLTLTGAGDELQGMKKGILELVDGIAVNKADGENEKLAMRAKEEYRQILRDHIPATKDWTVRTFACSALHKQGLNEIWEAIIEFSVFTKETGEFSNRRKRQVTKWFESEVEQQIIDHFYTDKAVKKLLPIIEASVRDGEKIVSKAAAELFHLYFFSKDK, encoded by the coding sequence ATGACAGACCATAATCAGCAATACGAAAGAAAAAGATATAAGAGAGTCCATACGAAGCCCGTTGATACAGAGGAAATTGTCCGGAACTTAAAAGCCGGGCAATTACAAGCATTATCAAAAGCCATTACTTTCGTTGAAAGCAAAGGGGACGTTTATCGTCCGCAGGCTGAAGAGATTTTGCAATCTATCCTCCCCTTTACAGGGAATTCAATTCGCATCGGTATTAGTGGGGTTCCAGGGGCAGGAAAGAGTACATTTATTGAGAATATGGGGCTATTTTTATGTGAGCTTGGGTATAAAGTGGCCGTACTTGCCATTGACCCAAGCTCTTCCATCAGCGGAGGCAGTATACTTGGGGATAAAACTAGGATGGAAGAACTTTCGAAACATCCAAATGCCTTTATCCGCCCGACCCCATCAGGAGGTAAATTAGGCGGTGTGCACCGTAAAACAAGAGAAAGCATGATGATTTGTGAGGCTGCCGGATATTCAGTGATCTTAGTAGAAACGGTTGGAGTGGGACAAAGTGAAGCTGAAGTCAGGGATATGGTAGATTTTTTTCTGCTGCTGACTCTTACGGGTGCAGGAGACGAACTGCAAGGAATGAAAAAAGGCATCCTTGAGCTTGTCGATGGAATAGCTGTTAATAAAGCTGATGGGGAAAATGAAAAGCTAGCAATGCGAGCGAAAGAGGAATACCGTCAAATCCTCCGTGATCATATACCGGCTACAAAGGATTGGACTGTCAGGACGTTTGCTTGTTCAGCCTTGCATAAACAGGGTCTGAATGAAATTTGGGAGGCCATTATAGAATTTTCCGTTTTCACAAAGGAAACAGGTGAATTTTCGAATAGGCGAAAACGGCAGGTCACAAAATGGTTTGAGAGTGAAGTAGAACAGCAAATCATTGATCATTTTTATACCGATAAAGCTGTTAAGAAACTATTACCGATTATCGAAGCAAGTGTCAGAGATGGAGAGAAAATAGTTTCAAAAGCAGCTGCTGAATTATTTCATCTGTATTTTTTTTCGAAGGATAAGTAA
- a CDS encoding amino acid ABC transporter permease encodes MNLDFTDIIPSMPYIMEGVYTTLQIAALAALFGFFLGTIIALCKITTIKPLIWLSDFYTSIFRGTPLVLQLMIIYFASPQLFGFQIEGYWAAVLAFSLNSAAYISEIIRGGVLAVDKGQREAAMALGVPYSSMMANIILPQAYKNILPALMNEFITLTKESAIVTTIGVMDIMRRAYQVGGQTFQYLEPLLFAGLIYYVLVMILTLIGKMLEKRLQH; translated from the coding sequence ATGAATCTTGATTTTACAGATATTATCCCTTCCATGCCCTATATAATGGAAGGTGTATATACGACATTGCAAATAGCAGCATTGGCTGCATTGTTTGGTTTCTTTCTTGGAACCATTATAGCCTTATGCAAAATCACTACAATTAAGCCGCTCATTTGGTTATCAGATTTTTATACATCTATATTTAGGGGTACTCCATTAGTTCTTCAATTAATGATTATTTATTTTGCTTCACCGCAATTATTTGGTTTTCAGATTGAAGGGTATTGGGCAGCAGTTTTAGCATTTTCTTTAAACTCGGCTGCATATATTTCCGAAATTATCCGTGGGGGGGTTCTTGCGGTAGATAAGGGTCAAAGGGAAGCGGCCATGGCACTTGGTGTTCCATACAGCAGCATGATGGCCAATATCATCCTTCCGCAGGCATATAAAAATATTTTACCTGCCTTAATGAATGAATTCATCACGCTTACAAAGGAATCTGCGATCGTTACAACTATTGGCGTAATGGATATCATGAGACGCGCATACCAAGTTGGGGGACAAACCTTCCAATATTTAGAGCCGCTTCTGTTTGCAGGTTTAATCTATTACGTACTGGTTATGATTTTAACGCTAATCGGAAAAATGCTTGAAAAGAGGTTGCAGCACTGA
- a CDS encoding aromatic acid exporter family protein has translation MFKIGYRTVKTAIGTPIAIYIAQIIGLQSFASAGIITILCIQRTKKRSFRAAGERFFACSLAMLYSFAFFELLGYTPPVIGLMLLFFIPTTVALNISGGIVTSSVIILHLYASNSITLSSLLNEFLLVVIGITVAFLVNFYMPNMERELKKYRMDIEKLYSIIFKELSNYLVTGNSAWSGKEIIDAENLIRKAVYYAALEEENHKIVDDASYYHYFKLREKQLSILKRILPLAAKMDLSGDEVSHELGEYIGFLSDNVHHHNTANEYIEMLEKLVKEVKKKEIPTSFDDFEKRAALFQLIKELKDYLIIKSTVKPLPNSKEKK, from the coding sequence ATGTTTAAAATCGGATATCGAACCGTTAAAACGGCTATAGGGACTCCAATTGCTATATACATAGCCCAAATAATTGGGCTTCAGAGTTTTGCCTCTGCTGGAATCATTACTATATTGTGTATTCAAAGAACAAAAAAGCGATCGTTCAGGGCTGCCGGTGAGCGTTTCTTTGCCTGTTCATTGGCCATGCTTTATTCCTTTGCATTTTTTGAACTTCTCGGATATACACCTCCTGTCATTGGATTAATGCTGTTGTTTTTTATTCCGACAACTGTTGCATTAAATATTTCTGGCGGTATTGTGACAAGCAGTGTAATTATTTTGCACTTATACGCTTCTAATTCGATTACATTGTCAAGCTTACTTAATGAATTTTTACTAGTTGTCATTGGGATTACAGTTGCCTTTCTGGTTAACTTTTATATGCCGAACATGGAGCGGGAGCTAAAAAAATACCGAATGGATATTGAAAAGCTCTATAGTATTATTTTTAAGGAATTAAGTAATTATTTGGTGACAGGGAACAGTGCCTGGAGCGGTAAAGAGATTATAGATGCAGAAAATTTAATTCGAAAAGCGGTTTACTATGCAGCTTTGGAGGAAGAAAATCATAAAATAGTCGATGATGCCTCGTACTATCACTATTTTAAACTCCGTGAAAAACAGTTGAGTATCTTAAAGAGAATACTGCCTTTAGCTGCTAAGATGGATTTGTCGGGTGATGAGGTCAGTCATGAACTTGGTGAATACATTGGATTTTTAAGTGATAATGTTCATCATCATAATACCGCTAATGAATACATCGAGATGCTTGAGAAGTTAGTGAAGGAAGTAAAAAAGAAAGAAATTCCAACATCCTTCGATGATTTTGAGAAACGGGCCGCACTTTTCCAGCTGATCAAAGAATTGAAAGACTATCTAATAATCAAAAGTACAGTGAAACCACTGCCAAATTCTAAAGAAAAGAAATGA
- a CDS encoding M20/M25/M40 family metallo-hydrolase, with the protein MINEERLLQEFLELVQIDSETKNEGQIAKILKDKFSLLGVDVYEDNAKELTGFGAGNLICTLPGTKEGVDTIYFTSHMDTVVPGNGVKPSIKDGYVVTDGTTILGADDKTGLSVMLEVIRVLKENNIEHGTIQFIITVGEESGLVGAKVLDRSLIKATYGFALDSDEAVGNIIVAAPTQAKVQAVIKGKTAHAGVAPEKGVSAITIAAKAIAKMPLGRIDEETTANIGRFEGGTQTNIVCDHVEILAEARSLIPEKMEAQVAKMKDAFESTAAEMGGSAEVEVTVMYPGFKYDHGDHVVEVAKKAAVKIGREPKLQHSGGGSDANVIAGHGIPTVNLAVGYEDIHTTSEKMPIAELNKLGEMVLAIIEEVANPSK; encoded by the coding sequence TTGATTAATGAAGAGAGATTATTACAAGAATTCTTAGAATTAGTACAAATTGATTCTGAAACAAAAAATGAAGGACAAATAGCAAAAATCTTAAAAGATAAATTCAGTCTTCTCGGAGTAGACGTTTACGAGGACAATGCAAAGGAACTTACTGGCTTTGGAGCAGGCAACTTAATTTGTACGCTGCCTGGCACTAAAGAAGGTGTTGATACGATCTATTTTACATCCCATATGGATACGGTTGTTCCTGGTAACGGTGTCAAACCTTCCATTAAAGATGGTTATGTAGTAACTGATGGTACAACTATTCTTGGGGCAGATGATAAAACTGGTCTTTCCGTAATGCTGGAAGTTATCCGTGTATTAAAAGAAAACAATATTGAGCATGGCACAATCCAATTCATCATCACAGTTGGTGAAGAATCCGGCTTAGTTGGTGCAAAGGTATTGGATCGTTCTCTTATTAAAGCTACATATGGTTTTGCATTGGATAGTGATGAAGCGGTTGGTAACATTATTGTTGCAGCACCGACACAAGCTAAAGTACAGGCTGTTATTAAAGGTAAAACAGCGCATGCAGGAGTTGCGCCGGAAAAAGGTGTTTCTGCAATTACGATTGCGGCTAAAGCTATTGCCAAAATGCCGCTTGGACGAATTGACGAAGAAACAACTGCTAATATCGGTCGCTTTGAGGGTGGTACTCAAACAAATATCGTTTGTGATCACGTAGAAATTCTAGCTGAAGCACGCTCTTTGATTCCTGAGAAGATGGAAGCTCAAGTTGCGAAAATGAAAGATGCCTTCGAATCAACAGCTGCAGAAATGGGCGGTTCTGCTGAAGTAGAAGTAACGGTTATGTATCCTGGTTTTAAATATGATCATGGTGATCATGTAGTGGAAGTTGCTAAAAAAGCAGCCGTTAAAATCGGCCGTGAACCAAAACTTCAGCACAGCGGAGGAGGCAGTGATGCAAATGTCATTGCTGGACACGGCATTCCTACAGTTAATCTTGCGGTAGGATATGAGGATATCCATACTACAAGTGAAAAAATGCCAATTGCTGAGCTTAATAAGCTTGGTGAAATGGTACTTGCAATTATTGAAGAAGTAGCAAATCCATCTAAATAA
- the scpA gene encoding methylmalonyl-CoA mutase, translating to MKKPDFSQIDWQSVHEDFVSDSADIRSDIPDFETNEQIPLKPLYNRDDLELVEHVPSFPGIAPFTRGPYAAMYVNRPWTVRQYAGFSTAEESNAFYRRNLEMGQKGLSVAFDLATHRGYDSDHPRVVGDVGKAGVAIDSIEDMKILFSGIPLEKMSVSMTMNGAVLPIMAFYIATAKEQGVDSSRLTGTIQNDILKEYMVRNTYIYPPAMSMKIIADIFEYTSAHMPKFNSISISGYHMQEAGAPADLELAYTLADGIEYVRTGLKAGIAIDTFAPRLSFFWGIGMNYFMEVAKLRAARFLWSKLMKQFDPKNEKSLALRTHSQTSGWSLAEQDPFNNIARTLIEAHAAALGHTQSLHTNAFDEAIALPTEFSASIARNTQLFLQEETGITNVIDPWGGSYYVESLTNRLIEKAWAHLEEIEQLGGMAKAIESGIPKMRIEEASARRQAKIDSGEEIMIGINQYRTEEKEEFDILEIDNSKVREQQIKRLETIKDTRNQEQVTKTLNALTKAAQSGEGNLLELAVEAAIARATLGEISDAIEAVSGRHRAVIRTISGVYGSHYRELDKINEVRELTEEFLLNEGRRPRILIAKMGQDGHDRGAKIVASAYADLGFDVDMGPLFQTPEESAKQAVENDVHVIGMSSLAGGHKTLLPQLASELKKLGREDIVIIAGGVIPEQDYDYLYKHGASAIFGPGTVIPEAAIKIVNEIYKRLGYEEVSSHDRP from the coding sequence ATGAAAAAACCGGATTTTTCACAAATAGATTGGCAGTCTGTCCATGAGGATTTCGTTTCAGATTCAGCAGATATACGTTCGGATATTCCTGACTTTGAAACAAATGAGCAAATACCGTTAAAGCCTCTATATAATCGGGATGATTTAGAACTGGTGGAGCATGTACCGTCCTTCCCGGGGATTGCTCCCTTTACGCGGGGGCCCTATGCAGCGATGTATGTAAACCGCCCATGGACAGTTCGCCAATATGCAGGCTTTTCTACTGCTGAAGAATCGAATGCTTTTTACAGACGGAATTTGGAGATGGGACAAAAAGGGTTATCGGTTGCATTTGATTTAGCGACTCATCGAGGCTATGATTCTGATCATCCGCGTGTGGTTGGGGATGTTGGGAAAGCGGGAGTTGCGATTGATTCGATAGAAGACATGAAAATACTATTTTCCGGTATACCACTAGAGAAAATGTCTGTGTCGATGACAATGAATGGTGCCGTATTGCCGATAATGGCATTTTATATTGCTACAGCAAAAGAACAGGGCGTAGATTCATCACGGCTTACCGGTACGATACAGAATGATATTTTAAAAGAATATATGGTACGTAATACATATATTTACCCACCAGCTATGTCTATGAAAATTATTGCCGATATCTTTGAGTATACCTCCGCTCATATGCCGAAATTTAATAGTATATCAATCTCTGGCTATCATATGCAGGAGGCAGGAGCACCTGCGGATTTGGAGCTTGCCTATACACTGGCTGATGGAATTGAGTATGTGAGAACAGGATTGAAAGCGGGCATAGCTATTGATACATTTGCCCCACGTTTATCGTTTTTTTGGGGTATCGGTATGAACTATTTTATGGAAGTTGCTAAGCTAAGAGCGGCTCGCTTTTTATGGTCAAAACTTATGAAGCAATTTGATCCGAAAAATGAAAAATCGCTGGCACTTAGAACACATTCGCAAACATCCGGTTGGAGCCTTGCTGAACAAGATCCATTCAATAATATCGCCAGAACTTTAATAGAGGCACACGCAGCGGCACTTGGGCATACTCAATCCTTACATACAAATGCTTTTGATGAAGCGATTGCGCTGCCGACAGAGTTTTCAGCTAGTATCGCCAGGAATACGCAGTTATTCCTGCAGGAGGAAACCGGAATTACAAATGTTATTGATCCATGGGGTGGTTCCTATTATGTCGAGTCCTTAACGAATCGTTTAATTGAGAAAGCATGGGCACATTTGGAGGAAATTGAACAGCTTGGAGGGATGGCCAAGGCAATTGAATCCGGTATTCCAAAGATGAGGATTGAGGAAGCTTCTGCACGCCGGCAAGCAAAGATTGATTCCGGTGAAGAAATCATGATTGGAATCAATCAATACAGGACAGAAGAAAAAGAAGAATTTGATATCCTTGAAATTGATAATTCAAAGGTCCGCGAACAGCAGATTAAACGACTCGAAACGATTAAGGATACGCGTAATCAGGAACAAGTTACAAAAACACTGAATGCATTGACCAAAGCGGCACAGTCTGGCGAAGGAAATTTGTTGGAATTGGCTGTTGAGGCAGCAATTGCAAGAGCAACTCTTGGTGAAATCTCGGATGCGATAGAAGCGGTTTCGGGTCGCCACCGCGCTGTTATCCGAACAATCAGCGGAGTCTATGGTTCCCATTATCGGGAGTTAGATAAAATCAATGAAGTTAGAGAATTAACAGAGGAATTTTTGCTTAATGAGGGTCGCCGTCCTCGAATATTAATTGCTAAAATGGGTCAGGACGGTCATGACCGTGGGGCCAAAATTGTTGCATCAGCTTATGCAGATCTTGGATTTGATGTCGATATGGGTCCTTTATTTCAAACACCGGAGGAATCTGCTAAACAGGCAGTTGAAAATGATGTGCATGTCATTGGGATGAGTTCTTTAGCCGGAGGGCATAAAACATTGTTGCCTCAATTGGCCAGTGAACTAAAAAAACTTGGCCGGGAGGATATCGTCATTATTGCAGGAGGCGTCATACCGGAGCAGGACTATGATTATTTATACAAGCATGGTGCTTCAGCTATATTTGGTCCTGGAACCGTCATACCGGAAGCGGCTATCAAAATAGTAAATGAAATTTATAAAAGGCTAGGGTATGAGGAAGTGTCCAGTCATGACAGACCATAA